The following coding sequences lie in one candidate division WOR-3 bacterium genomic window:
- the pheT gene encoding phenylalanine--tRNA ligase subunit beta, giving the protein MPVVSIPVDLLSRLIEKQLSSEELLRVLSELGCDVEGVDPTTNSLKINLLPARPDMFDICGLARCLKGYLGISTGLPQYQFKDSGVRVVVKPGLEKVRPFICAAIVRAIKLDEELIKVMMDLQENLHWGLGRDRRRASIGIYDLNTVEPDFVYQPVASEGIKFIPLGEDRPFTPAEILKFHPKGQAYQHLLQGFPVYPLLTDRNGFVLSLPPIINSEKTKVTSTTTDLFIDVTGPDEWATNKTLCVICATFADLGGEVQTVKIEYPDGKTIITPDMQPEQITISFAEAEKVIGINLTQEAMIQLLQRMRYDAQPANNNQILVTVPAYRCDVIHPYDVIEDIAIGYGYHRLQPQLLGTATPSNPLKIEELCQLCRRVMTGLGFIETLSLNLSSPEAQFDHLGIKDDGKTILLENPVSVEQRILRRHLLFGILETLKLNSTQTLPQKIFEIGDVFTIKPDNETGADEKRHLAIGMADSKVGFAELKSVIEALAREMDIEIVFTPFDQAPFLAGRCARLTKPDKTPVGICGEVHPEVLERFNLTVPVALAEIDIQTLFSL; this is encoded by the coding sequence GCGAGGAACTGCTCAGGGTTCTTTCTGAACTTGGCTGCGATGTTGAAGGAGTGGACCCCACAACCAACTCTCTCAAAATAAATCTCCTGCCTGCAAGACCGGATATGTTTGATATCTGCGGGCTTGCCCGTTGCCTTAAAGGCTATCTTGGTATCTCAACCGGTCTGCCCCAGTATCAGTTTAAAGACTCCGGCGTGCGGGTCGTGGTCAAGCCTGGGCTTGAGAAAGTCCGCCCGTTCATCTGCGCAGCGATTGTGCGCGCAATCAAACTTGATGAGGAACTGATCAAGGTAATGATGGATTTGCAGGAAAACCTGCACTGGGGTCTTGGTCGTGACCGGCGCCGGGCATCAATCGGCATCTATGACCTGAATACCGTTGAACCCGACTTTGTCTATCAGCCGGTCGCGTCCGAGGGAATAAAATTCATCCCCCTTGGGGAAGACAGACCTTTCACACCCGCAGAAATCCTTAAGTTTCACCCTAAAGGTCAAGCATACCAGCACCTCTTGCAGGGCTTTCCTGTTTATCCCCTCTTAACCGACAGAAATGGTTTTGTCCTTTCCCTGCCGCCCATCATCAACAGCGAAAAGACCAAGGTCACCTCAACAACAACAGACCTTTTCATTGATGTTACCGGACCTGATGAATGGGCAACAAACAAAACCCTTTGCGTGATTTGCGCCACATTCGCTGACCTTGGTGGAGAGGTTCAGACGGTAAAGATTGAATACCCTGACGGCAAAACTATTATCACCCCTGATATGCAACCCGAGCAAATCACCATCTCTTTTGCCGAGGCAGAAAAGGTCATCGGCATCAACCTGACCCAAGAGGCGATGATTCAACTTCTGCAAAGGATGCGCTATGATGCCCAACCTGCTAATAACAACCAAATTCTGGTCACTGTCCCGGCATATCGTTGCGATGTGATTCACCCCTATGATGTGATTGAGGACATCGCTATCGGGTATGGCTATCACCGGCTCCAGCCTCAACTCCTTGGCACTGCCACGCCCAGCAACCCCTTGAAAATTGAAGAGCTCTGCCAGTTGTGCCGCAGGGTGATGACCGGTCTTGGCTTCATTGAGACCCTGAGTTTGAACCTGTCCAGCCCTGAGGCGCAGTTTGACCATTTGGGAATAAAAGATGATGGCAAAACCATACTACTTGAGAACCCGGTCAGTGTTGAACAGCGCATCCTGCGCCGGCATCTCCTCTTTGGCATCCTTGAGACCCTGAAACTGAATTCGACCCAGACCCTGCCCCAGAAAATCTTTGAAATCGGTGATGTGTTTACGATTAAACCTGATAATGAAACCGGTGCCGATGAAAAACGGCATCTTGCCATCGGAATGGCAGATTCAAAGGTTGGCTTTGCTGAACTGAAGTCGGTGATAGAGGCTCTGGCAAGGGAAATGGATATTGAGATTGTCTTCACCCCTTTTGACCAGGCGCCATTTCTTGCTGGCAGATGTGCCCGCCTGACAAAACCGGATAAAACCCCTGTGGGCATCTGCGGCGAGGTCCATCCGGAGGTCCTTGAGCGGTTCAATCTGACAGTCCCGGTTGCCCTTGCCGAGATTGACATCCAGACCCTATTCTCCCTATGA
- a CDS encoding ferritin family protein: MSVNQDILTGLKEAMIAERTGIEFYQAAAEKTVDPQGKEVFLRLADEERRHLEYLRRQFENVFNNSGFEPLTDKSKIDLEGASPIFSEEIKGRLKSAHWEMSALSVGLALEQASISRYQELAKRAEKPDAKEFFLALVRWEQTHLAALQKQFNYLREFYWEQAGFAPF; this comes from the coding sequence ATGAGCGTTAATCAAGATATTCTCACCGGTCTGAAGGAGGCAATGATTGCGGAGCGGACCGGGATTGAGTTTTACCAAGCCGCGGCTGAGAAGACGGTTGACCCGCAGGGTAAGGAGGTCTTTTTAAGGCTGGCAGATGAGGAGAGAAGGCATCTTGAGTATCTCAGGCGCCAGTTTGAGAATGTCTTTAATAATTCCGGTTTTGAGCCGCTTACAGACAAATCTAAAATTGACCTTGAAGGAGCAAGCCCAATCTTTTCTGAGGAGATTAAGGGGCGGCTGAAATCCGCGCACTGGGAGATGAGCGCGCTTTCGGTGGGGCTGGCGCTGGAGCAGGCGTCAATTTCCCGTTATCAGGAGCTGGCAAAGAGGGCGGAAAAACCGGATGCAAAGGAGTTTTTCCTTGCGCTCGTGCGCTGGGAACAGACCCATCTCGCTGCCCTGCAGAAGCAGTTCAATTACCTGCGGGAGTTTTACTGGGAACAGGCTGGGTTTGCGCCTTTTTAG